ATGATGTTCTATAAATGTTTAGTGTGCACTTAAGATAAATAAATTTTTGAGGAGCTGTGTTTCCCCTTGATCGTGCTTCTGCTTGTTGTTGTCAGTGTGATAGCTTTTAAAAAAGGACACTCCTGGATTTCCTGGAAAGCAGTATCAATACTGAGTGGATTATCCTGGttaaaaaagtgaattaaaACACCTACTGCTCCTTGTTGGCTGAAAGCATTGGGTTCCCCCAGGGCTTTCTGCAGGGCATGAAGAGCTGACATCAGGCTGTCACTCAGGTCCAGTCTGAGACAGACGAGGAGACAACATCAGTCATTGATACTCATACACAGGCTTAATAGTACCATTATTACTATATCTATTACTATTACTGTCTGTCCGTCAACCATGTGTATATTTACCTGACTTGCTTGGTCGGTGCTGTAGCAGTGTCATTTGCAAGGCTTTCCCCTGCCAGGTTTGGCTCCGATTGGCTGGAGAGGACGGTTGTTTCTGACTGGACGGTGTATTTCTGCTTAGTAATCTCAGTGGTTTCAGTGACACACAGCGATGAAGTACAGGTAACTGAGGATGTTATGGAGCTTTGTTCAGGAGTGGATTCAGTGCTTGATATTGTGGAGGTGATCTCCTGGGTGACTCTGAGTTTTTCTGATGACTGATTGACAGTCTCTTTAGAGGCAGCATCGTTTGATGGGCATGGAGGAGTTAAAATGGAGTCGAAGGCAGCGTCCGTCGCTGGTGACCCGGGGGCTTTGACTGGCAGTCTAGTGTCTACAGTTGCAGACTGGTTGGGACTCTGCTGTGAGTCTGGAATGACGGCTGGAAGTTTGACGGCAGTCTGTTGAGGTACACTGTTGCTTTCTGGAGGTTGGGAAGCCTTGCTGTGGGTTATTTGCTGGAGCTGGACTGCTGACTCTGGTAGTTTTTCTTTGGCTTCATGATATTCGCTGGAATCACTCCCTTCATCTGAGCTTTCGCTGCTGCTATCGTCTGATGATGTGGACTCGTAGCTGCAACACAAAAGCAAGTTTCACTTTCAAACAACTTCATGTCTTTGCAAGTCATGCCTGTTTTATCAAGGTACATAAGCAATATTTCTACTTTATAACTGACAGTATACCTTTGGCTGGGTATACTGATCCAGCCAAAATGACTGTCACTTACCCTCCATTGACTCCAATGAACTGTAGATTCTTCTTCGTAGAGGGAGATCCTGGTTCACCTTCTGCTTTCCGCTTCATGATGGACCTCAGAGAAGACTGGGGAGATGAGGCTGGAAAAAATACCAGTGATCATACATAACGTAGAAACTTTATGTTGTTAGAACATGTTAGAGTGATGGTCAAGGGGTGTTTTGAACAGAGTTCAGTCCAGTTACCTGTCTTAGGGCCTTCTTGTGACTGAACCGTCTCTGTGGATGTATACAGGTGTGTCTCTTCTTCTTTTGAATGCAACAAACCAATCTGATTACCAGGCGTGCTTACAGCAATGGCAGGATTAGCTACAGGTACCGAAGTGGACAACTCGCTCTTTAGGACATCACGCACCTGCTTCGAGCTGACTGCAATCGGAAACTCAACTGGAACATCTGTGAGACAGAAAGAAGACTTCAATTTTTCAGCCATAATTAATCAAATATCTTATGGAGGAATACAATAAGATAAAAGTAAACTACTTGATCCAACATTTTTCATAAGACCTTGTAAACGCAAGCTCATATACCCTGAGTAGTCAATTTACTTGTACAGTCTGATGCAATCCAATGGCAAAATAGATCCTGGTTTGTAATTAAATTTGAGTGTCAGAGACCTTCAGCTTGTCCTCTGTGGCCCTCCACGACTCCACCAGCTGGTTGAAGGTAGGGGGAGCTGCAGGGCTCTGCTCGGAGCAGTGTGCCCACCTCCACGACAGTAGGCTGCTCCAGTGTGTACACCTGGATTCCCACAGTTCTCTGTTCCCTCTGTTGGGGCAGTTGTGTGAAACTGACCAGAGTGTGCAAGCTGCAGCCTTGTGGCTCCTGCCAGCCCACGCTGGTAGCCATGACTGGATGCTCTGCCTGAGGGGCCTTCTGGACTGCTGCAACCTGCTGCTGGCATTCCTGCAGCTCCTGCACGGTCCTCTTTAGCTGGACCTCAAGTTGACCCACTTGATTCTTAAGAGCCTCTGTCTCTGGCAGCAGCCCCAGATCCTCCTCCCGAACGCCGACTCCAACCTCACGACCGCCCCTCAACTTCTCTGGTCCCACTCCAATGGTGCGCACTTCCCGCTTTGCATCTGGTCGTGCTCCACCCACAATCACTGTGTCCTCAATCTCACACCCTGAGTCTTGAAGCTTGGAGCCCTCGGGTGTGGTGGGAGACAGTGGCCCTGCAGACGTTTTGCTGCTCTTAGCTCCAGTGCTCACATCTTCTTCAGGGATGTCGATGTAGAGCTCTCCTCTGGAACGACCTCGGTTGAAACTCAGACTATGACCCAGGAACTTCTGGCTCTTCAGCTGGACGCTGAGTTGCCGTTTCTCCTCCTGCAGGACAGAGATTTTGACCTGCAGCACAGGGATGGTCTTCACCTGCTCCTCAAGCTCCCTTATCTTCCTGAGGGCTGCAGCCATCTGCTCCCTGACGTGCTGCAGGTGTGCTGGTGTTGGGGTCACTGGGGTGGACAGGCCAGAACTCAATGGGGTAAAGGATCCGCCCCCACCATGGGCTCGGTTAAAGCTGTGTGCACTGCTGAGAGAGGTGTTAGAGCCTGCGATGCTGCTGTGCATGCTGCCCAGGTTGGAGAATCTCCgcccctctttctcctcctccagcttcCTGCGTGCATCCAACAGGGTCTTCTCCACCCGGGCAGAGCTGAAGCTGGGCCTCTGCGACGTGTGGTAGCCTGGGGCACAGTAGGAGAAGGAGGAGTGTCGGCTGTCCATGCTGGTGTTGGAGCAAAGAGACTCTGTGGAGGTCCACCAGGAGCCGGTGTAGCCATAGCCACGGGGCAGGGAGCCATAGCGTGGCCGGCGTTGGATAGGTACCTTCTTGATAGTGTTTCCCTTCTCTATGTCGTTAACATATTTGAGAAAGTCTAGGTCCAAACGGTAGCCATAGGGGGTCTCCACTGAGTAGGGTGCCGCCTCCTGTTCTTTGCCATGCAGGGAAGGGGGAGCAGGTGGGTTGAGTTTCCCTGAGGGGGAAGGAAATCAAATCTTTAAACAAACGGAAATCTGCGTCTAATCTTGGGCTCAGACTTTAGAAAATAGCATTAACTTTGGGCTACTGTGTATTCATATTTACTCTGAAACAATCAGCAGATTAGGTAGAAAATGTAATGGCACAGTTACTATAACCTGACCTTATACGTGTCTAGATAGTTGTTAAATTATTTGCAATTTGTTTGACAGTTTAAATccaaacaaaaataatgaatTATCTCCAAATAACTTTATTGAGTATTATTTAGTAAAACTAAATGAAACTGCACCTGGGAAGCCGGGGTCCATATGCAGCACCTGAGCCATAATGAGCCTGGGGCTGCTATTCAAACAGTCACCCAACAACTCTCACCTGTGGGGAGACAGACACGTGATGAATTTATAAATGAGCATACCAAATATCTTTAATGAGAACAAGAGTTGCTTTTCTTGCAGAAATAACAAGACAGGGGTTAAAGCAATAATATATGATTGTGTATGCCCAACAGAAACCTGACAAGATCAGTGTTTATATGAGCATCTTATAAATAGGCCTTTCTCACAGCAAACATTTTGACTTATCATAGTagtaaaagcacaggtgttactcaCGATGGCTCTGTTATGTTAGTGTTCCAGTGAGAGTGACAGTGAGTGAACATGCACGATACAAGGACCCTGAAATCAAAGCAGCCATCCTTTGTTTCATCATTTACACCAGTGCTTTTCCTAatgtgacaagtcaaaatgtcttctgtgaaaaaggcaTATGGACTACATAGATGCAAGTACTCAACTACATATAGTTTGCATGCCAGCAAGAAACGATTGCTCTTTTTGACCACAtagttgttttttgtgtgattgTCATAAATAGTTTTACTGTTTCTTTCACTACCTCACCATACTACCCTCCTGCCTCCCTGTCTAATTTTATCTGTTCATTTTTGGGAGCATAGTGGGTCACAGTcgattgtgtgtttgtttctgttcttAGCGTTCAGAGAAGAGGAGTTACAGAGGAAAGTTTCCTGGCAGCTAATACCAGGACAGAGGTTTGAGACTGCCAGTTACAACCTTATTAGGAATCATCTGTGCACACTAACTTCGCCTCTCAATTTAGGGTTTACAgactctctcctctttctctccctcactTTCTCCACAATTTCACCCTCCTATGTCTTCTCTTATGtcttctttttatgtttttttctttttctgctgctttctccCCCTCTCAACATCAGCTGACAATCAGGAGGTTTCAGCtggtcactgtctctctcattcCCTCCACATTCACTTGCTCAGTAGCATAGTGAATTGCTGAGAATTTCAATAAATTTTTCACACAGGGGTAATGCATTTTGACTCTTTATAAACAAAAGATTGTGCTTTTTCCTCCCACAGTGAACACCACAGTGCCAGCAACGACATAGAGCCCACAACGCCAATGCCTCTGCGTTTGTGTCTGCTTGGAAAAGATTAACTTTCTAGGTCATCACTTTGTGGGAACTGAGGATGTAATGTTTAAGCCATCCACAGCATACCCATTTGAAAATTGTTATATTACTTTTGACTTTAGGGAGCTAAGATCAGAAGTTTGGACTGCAACCTCCACTTTGGTTTTAGGGCATACTCAGTTCACTTCACTTTAAggctgtgtttctgtttcttcagCAACTGAGTTATGCTTTCTCTCTCGCCTGCTATCTTGTGACCCTAGTCAGTGCTTGCTCCTTTGTGAAAAGTAGGGCACTTGGAAACACTGACTAAATTCACTTGGTATTTTGGAAGTCCTGTAGTCAGTTTAATGTCCTGGTGTGATTCCCCTTATCTGTGCCCCTTCATCACCCTCTCATACCAAGATTGCCACACACTATGAGGCATGGAAATACTGTATGCATTCACATACAGGCccattttaagtaaaagtactcctCACTTCATTGTGATAGGAAAATATTACTACACTGTTAACTTTATAGGGCAGCGTCACTAAGCCAACTATATTTTAGCTTACAGTTAAGGAATTTATCAGATGTCCTGGATGTCAATTTGAAGACTTACTTTACATTAGCACTGCTACGATccgaaaaaaacaaacaaacaagaaaacacaagTTGTTATGGTAAAAAATAAGAATTAAAAGGCATCTGAGGCGGGGCAGTCTGAGTGTCCGTTTATCTCCAGTATGGAATGAAAGCAGTAGATTGATTATGTGCTGCATGTTGTACAGTGTGATCTGGGTATGCCTACATGTGTGAGAAAGtgagaacaggacagagagaagaggagtggTTGGGAGTAAGCgagcatgtctctgtgtgtgtgagagtgtgtgagagagcatgTGTACAGGAGGGTGGAGGACAGCACAGACAGGGGACAGTTGATGAGATATAATTAGAATCTGCAGTTTAGCAACCAAACGTCCCAGCCCAGCAGACGAGACGGCTGACACTGTCCATTGCATTCCACTTTGAATGCAGTTTTCTACTCCTTCAAACCAAAtctgcacacacaaactcacattaTTCTCTGCTTCAAAATGTCACTCTCCTTATTGCTTCTCCAGGTGCCATTCGTCCCATATCACACCCTTAAAGCGCCCACACTAACAGGCCTCCACATCTGCTTCTCCAACAGTGGCTCATTTGGTGTTTCAGATCTGTAAGCATGTGGACATACTCCCCctgagtgtgtatatgtgtgtggctGGGGTGGAGTGGTTgaccttcctccctctctctcagctcTCAGAGAGTTCCTTTGAGATGACATCTGAACAGAAACCAGTGTTTCCAGTGTTGTTTCTGAACCTTCCCCAGCGTCACACTACCATTCTTTAGATGACTTTCCCTTGCCAGCTTCATCCAGGACAAATGCCTTGCCCACATTACACCCCCCTACCTCCCCATACAGGTGCATACCATACTAACGCAAGTTAACATTGCCTGGTCTACTCCCTCCATTCCCTGCTATTAAGATTAAGACAACCCTCAGGGGGTAAGATGCAGGTCACCCAGCACAAATTACATGTCTGTGGTATGTCCTGTAGGATGTCACAAGAATAATTGCATTATACTGTAGCATCTTTGACCCCTTGCAGAAACCATTGCAAAATGTACACGCAATGCAGCTTCAGGTTAATTCATAATTCAGGTAATTTACAACCAAACTCTTGTATCTGGAGGATTTAAAACTGGAtttgatttacagtatgtgtatatattcttGTGCCTTTGGTGTATCAGAGGATTGAGACCACCCTGAAAAGTGATTTAAGATGCCAGGCTTCATTTCGAGGTCATCTCTCTCAGGTTTATCAAACTCATTGCTTCCATTCATTGAGTAACCTCATTATTATTGCCATTACAAAGGATTAGACCTTAGTATTGCTAAATCAGAAATACCACTCTTCCCACCACCCAGAGAAGATCTTTATGGATTTTTCCACTGCCTTACTGACTCTCTCAGCCTTTGGTGATTACTATTCTGCTCAAGCTTGGGAATGGTTTGTGAATTAGGAAAAGAGGGATTTATTTTCCGCTTCATACCAGCTGCTTGTGCTGCAAGGATGGGATCTCTCCTCCCCAGGCTCCTTGCTCTCCCTTCCTTTTCTTGCACTCTTACAGTCAGCACCTGTGGGAAACAAGAATAAAGGAAACTTGGGCTGAAAACTCCATTTAAAGGTGTGTAGCTGTTGACAGAGATAAAAAATAGACAGGTTACAAAAGAGTAGCCCCCGCAAGACTATAAACACAGATTGCAAAGCcattaaaaaaatccaaaacaTTCCAGTGGTTTTGACTGACATGCCGGATGTGAACAATATACTCCAATGACATGCCAATCACTCTCTGACCTCCTTGTAGTGCAGCCTGGATGAAGCCTGATTCATGCATAGCTGCTCCCCTCCTCTTCCAGCTTTCTAGAAATACTCCCCCCACCCCATTCCTCTCTCCAAGTCAAGGCACTCTAATCAATTCAAGGTTGGGAGCCTCCCTGCCATGTGATTGGgcaatgttttctgttttcttgcCTCTGTGActcacaccccccccccaaatccaTATGCAGACACGCCGTCAAGTTTTTGTGGGAACAGCCATCATCTGCACAGATCACCTTAAAGCCAGACTGATTTCATGGGCCTTATAATGCGTTCCCTTCATGGACAACACAGACTTGAAGCTTGCACTGTAACCTCTGCGTGCATGTCCACCAGATAAGCTGCATGACTGCGTCTGCTGATTCTCATACATTCTGCTCTGGCTGCTCAGAGTTAGGCTGCTGTGTAAGTGTGGTCGACATTTTGTCGGGGGGGGTCTTGCAGCCTAAAAACATTAATGGGTGACCTTTGCATAATATCATAACAAGACTTGCTGTTGTTCAATTCATTGTTTCATATTGTTGTCATGCCAATACCACAGAGGGTGGAGGGGTAGGGGGAGAAACAGACCTTTTAGACTGGAACGACAGCCAAATCACAAAGAGCCATTCATTCAGCCCCTAGTTCCACAGCTGGTTCTAATATAAAGCAAGGAGGGGcatctcagagagagagagagagagagagagacagagagaaatgatGTGTGCATGAGTATGTGGTAAAGAAATTTgcttcaaaacaaacaaacagttgaTGAAGTGCTGTAATGGACCCACACACTGACATAAACTGGAAATACAAGGACTTAGTGATTGATATCTAGATCTAAAAGTGCCTTAGGTTCCAAAAATGGCCAGCTATCTGTGATGCTAATTATGTAAGATAATACAATATTATGAATGCATCCCTACACGATTTTAGCAACGTATATCAATGCCATAAACTGATCTCAAAGGAGAGGATTAAAGACTGTGAACTATGTGGTTGGCAAATACTTGTGTAAGACAAATACCAAACGTTACAGGAGACAACTTGAACTCCCATCGACTCCCACACAGcacaaatgaaaacacacagatcTCCTAACACTGTCTGAGGCCTGAAGACTCCCACAGATCAACAAACACAGCTGTAGCTTTTAAGTTGATTTATTCAGGTAAAGGCACCGATGATATGAATGCCAAGTGATTTAGATGTGAAACCTGATGGTATGATTATACATTTCTGATGTATTACACCCCTAATAAGTAGCAACATTTTGACAACAGATGCACCTTTTTTCGAATGTCAATTTAGCATAAAAAGGCAGTGCATGTGCCACTTTTCTCATACCAAGCTAATTGATGTGGCAAAACAGAGACGATGTGGCAATAGTCTGAAGTCTGATGAAGAAAGGGTTACAGGAAAAGGGAGCTCCATCTTTCTATTCCCAAAGGATCCAGAAACAACCCAGTCACTTCCTCCCAGCCCAGGAGAAAGAGTAACAAGGGGAGAGCGCAAACCAGAAAGAAAAAGGggtaagaaagagagaaagcagaGGAGAGCAGTACAGTATGGGAGGGAGGGTGGGAGAGAAAGAGTGGGAATGTGAGGAAAGAAAGGCAAAACTGCAGGAGGAggggggaagaaaaaaagaaatgctgctAAGAGTTTTAGATGGAAACTTCTCGAATAAGAAGACCATGGCTGTTCTCAGAGTTGGACTCTCACCAATATGAATCACTGCTGCTGACACCAGAATGTATTCTGCTGCTGTAAACGCAGGAAGAACATCAGAAAGATCACACAGGCTGCAGGCTCCTCACAATGAGAATATACAGTTTCAAAGGACCTTCCCTCATAATCTTAAATGGCTCCGCCTAAAAGATTACCATCATTTGTGCATTCCACTCCTAAAAATAGAGCGACAATAGAGAATCCCTATGAGAAGCTGCACTTTGTCTAACTAAATAAAGCTGATTGTTGTTCAGAGGTTTTCTTCTCAGAGTAACAGGCCGCAAAAACCTTAATATAGATATGGAGAAGAGTTTTAAATGTTAGGCTACATAAAGATCACAACAGGACACATGGTTGTTGATCTATCTACCGAGACTTCTTTGTCCTCCTCCTCACTCTGCAGCACAGATGGCTTCATTCAGCCAAATGGTCCTGCATGAATAATAAATCAGAAGAAATTACAACAAATCTCTCCCCTGAACAGCTAAATAATGCTAAATGTAGAAGCAACAACAGCCATTTGTCACTAACCATAATGTAGCTGAACGGTGTACGTCACTGCTCGACAGACAGGGCCTTCACCATGTGTAATGAGGCCAGATGATCTCATATCAACATGGCAATACAGTGTGTTCTTATGCTGCTGGTGGACATGTGGTTTTTGACTAATTTGGACTTTAAATTCAGGACAGTGAAATCATAAACCAGAGTGACGTCCCCTCCAGGATTCTCTGCCCTTTAGCAAAAAGCCCTGTTTTTTACATTAAGCAGTGGTGGTATGGAGGAGCAGACGGCACTGGGCTGAGCAGTCTGGCTAGAGTACGGCCAAGGGGAGGGGCCGGCCAGCTCCCATTACTCCTGGAACAGGAGCAGAGTAAACACCCGCCAGTCTCCTATTGGTCATTGTGCTGTCCTCCAACAGGAAACTGAGCAAGGGTGGGGCTgagctgcaaggagcggcaccggaaaaaaacacagaaaaagggCATTTGGGAGAAAATTCCGGTGCAGTTGTGTGTGGAGGTGGGGATTAAAAATGATGCCGAGCAGAGAGGCCAGAGCACTGTTTTAAGGAAACTGTGGGGTCTGGAGGGGAGGAAGACGAAGTCCAGATGGCAGTAAGACGGGTGGTGGAGAGCCGGTCAGAGCAGTGTTGGGGTTAAAAGCTCAGGTCAGCGTTTGTTGTGGTACTGAGCATACATAacacagcagagcagaggaagTAACCTCACTGCAGCAGCGATGTAGTAAAGTGATTCCCTCTCAGGAATCTAATCAATTACTTCCTGATTCAACGAGAGCTGCTGATCAAAAGACTGCAgacataaagaaaataaaacggGCCAGGAAAATATCCACAACATTGACTATTCCAACACGTGTGCGTGCTTTACTGGACAGAAAAGTCTATCTTGCTTTTCTGAGTGTATTAATGTATTAAATAAGATCAAGTGAGATTATTTGGGCAGATAATCACTGTCCTTACTGCCTCAAAAGCCAGATTAGACCATATGTTCACTGAACATACTCCTATACTGGTTGCCCTAATCAATATAGTTAAGTAGGATCATtaataggattgggcatcgagaactttcctacttggaatcgtttcaaaaattacgattccaatagaattgtttctttattggaatcgtttagaggatttggtttcaaatccgatcatcgcttcccaatttaatatgcgcaagttttggtttccgtagcagccaggcgcttgttgtgttgcagccttggagcacagtaagcagcgctctagtgtggctttattttacattgaaaaagccctgtaaaactgcaaaccaccattgaatcaaattaaaactttcctcttatttgtgaaaataggcatgtgacccgtttcaactccacccctcaaagaatcgaaATCGAGAAtcaataagaaccggaatcgaagaatcggaattgcaatcagaattgttaaaatccaaaagATTCCCAACCCTAATCATTAACCCTCTCTGTCTTCACCAAATCAGGCTGATGCTACTTCTGCAATTTACTGGGCCGAAAGTTTATCCCTACTTTATAAACTAACCAACCTCTAATACAACTAAGAACTTGGGGTTTTATCATAACAAATGATCTTGCAAAAAAGTTTAGGGTGCTTTGGAGGGTGGAAAACATGAACAAGACACCCATTTCTTTCTGGGTATCTGATCTAAATGGGGTAATGGTGCaaattgtataaaaagaaaagaaaaacacaacctGACTGCATGTATATTCACTGAAAAGGCCTGTTAACAACATTGTAGATCCTTGTATCTCTAACTTTCAGTGATGAAAATGATCATTAatgctgtgtattgttttgacaGAACAGTTAATTCATCATGATGTAAAACTGTCCAGAATTGCTTGTCAGTGGTAGACCCTAGACAGTGACAGGCAATCTCATACAGGTTCAGGGTGTAATTTCATTAGCCTCACTAAACCATTTAAATGCCCGGCGTGTGGCCCAGTGTGCAAATGGGGTTTATAACCCTGCATTCCTTAACAGCACCCCTGGGTCCAAAAGCTGTAATGAGACAATCACATTCcagtttggtttaaaaaaaaaaaataatactgctGAAGGAAACTCCAGCTGAGTGTGGGGGACTCCCAGGGGTCTCCGTTAGGattccagggggtccccagaCAAACGAGGAAGAGTCAGGTTTCACTGTTACTACACTAACACTCACAAGATCTCAAAACAATAAGGCAATATTCACTTGCCTggttattaggtacacctgacTAAAACTAATACAAGATTCCTgcagtaaactaaatattggAGCCACAGACAACGGCCTATGTAACAGAATTAATGACAGCACAGAGCCCGCCTGAGTGCCATGCAGCTGCTACAATCTTTGGCTATCTGCTGGTAGGTGATTTAATACAGCTAGCAGCCCATTACACGACAGCAGGACAGTGGTGTATTGTATGATGCAGTGTAACAGGCTGATGACTACCCCCACATCCTGCCAACTTCTGCATGTCCTTTATCATAACAACATCTGATGTGTTTACTGATGAATCAGGACAGTCTACCACACATATTATGAGACATCCTGTCAGATAAAGTTAATTATTAAACCAACATTCCTCCATATTAACATTAAGACAAGGGGGAAACATTCATATTTGCCTATTAAGACCTAACGTATTAGTTTATTAAAGGAAATCAATGAGGGTCATCAGTTTAGAGCAAGTGCAAATTATTACAAATGCGGTTAAATAGTGTTAAGTTCCCCCTCTCCCTGCCCAGCTGACATATACAACCCCATCAGTCCTCATCCGTCTTCTGAGGTATAAACTCCTCAGTGACCACTCACCGGCTACAGGCGGCGAGACGAGCACATTTGAGGGCAAGAAGCGGCAGCGAAAAACTGACGAACATCTGGAAGTAATGAGAGCTTGCAGAATGCACGGACCCACCCTCTCCCCTGAGTCTTTAGTCTTTACTGAGCTTTccctttttaatgaaattagaAAACGAACATGTGTGAGGCATttggaaaaatgtcataatcaaggacaaacagaaacaaacagccAAATGGGTTGCTCTTTCAGACATGACGTTGGGGGAAATATATGGCTTTGCAACGTGCAGTAGGCTACTGTCTGTGAGCTCGCTGCAACACTTAAACTCCTGCTTTAATTCATGAAGACAAAAGTAGAGGTAGGTCGCGTGGCAACCCTCTCTCTATGAGCCCGCTACGAAAACATCACTGTAGGCTACATGGTGAATTTAACAGATAGCATTCTGTATAGAAAATGCAAAGCTTTTGTAGAGACATTTCACCTATTTTATAACATTCAAACCCAATGAAAGGGTCGCTGTAAACACACATTTCAGTTTGACAGACTCACTTTTAGTACATATAATAggaatatcattattattatgatattATAGAGATTTTTCGTTAAAGGCGCTTCTCGCCGCCGTGCAGTTAGCCTCCAATGATGCTCTGAACAAAAAGGCACGCACCGGAGGAGGATCAACCGTGAGACTCAGTTTAACATTCCTCTAAAGGTAAATGCTCATGTGAAATTATGAAACCTAATTAGTCCGAACAGCAGGTAGTAATGTGAGTATAACTGAAGCTGGGGTGGTTTTGGAGGATAAAAGGACCCGTTACTTCGGAGAGAAGACCGGGGGAATGGGCAGGACCGACGCTTCACAAAGAAGTCACACTCACAAGAAGACACCCTCGTCTGGAGCGCTTTAAAATAACAGTTTGACAAAGAGAGACTATTGCAGTTATCAAACAGAGAAATTGTAGCTTATAGGCTGTTCTTACCTGCCCTCTAGAAATCCTTTCAGCCGCCTCGGCCCAGGAGCGCtcactgacagagagacaaaaacactGCAGCCAAGATGCTGCTCGCCCCCTCCCGCTCTTCTTAAAGGGCCAGCGGCCACGAGGCCAAGCAGCGAGCTCACACCTACGGCTCACACTGTACCTCCATCATCTACACTACAGGGGTCTCCAATCATCGCAGAGGGCTTCATCTAGCGCCAAGGATCCACGCTTCTTCGTGGACCTACAAGAAAGAGCCGTTAAGTAAATCCAAACACCTCCACCTTAAGTGAAAGTAGTTTTACTTCAAGTTACAATTACTCCATTACAAGACCTGCATTCAAAATCGTACTTAATTAAAAGTACAGACGTATTAGCAGCAAAATTTAGGCTACTCATTATGCAAAATGACCACTGTCATTAAGCTGTAGCTGGATTATTAGTAGGTTATGCAGCATTTTATGTTGTAGA
This window of the Sander lucioperca isolate FBNREF2018 chromosome 21, SLUC_FBN_1.2, whole genome shotgun sequence genome carries:
- the kank2 gene encoding KN motif and ankyrin repeat domain-containing protein 2 codes for the protein MAQVLHMDPGFPGKLNPPAPPSLHGKEQEAAPYSVETPYGYRLDLDFLKYVNDIEKGNTIKKVPIQRRPRYGSLPRGYGYTGSWWTSTESLCSNTSMDSRHSSFSYCAPGYHTSQRPSFSSARVEKTLLDARRKLEEEKEGRRFSNLGSMHSSIAGSNTSLSSAHSFNRAHGGGGSFTPLSSGLSTPVTPTPAHLQHVREQMAAALRKIRELEEQVKTIPVLQVKISVLQEEKRQLSVQLKSQKFLGHSLSFNRGRSRGELYIDIPEEDVSTGAKSSKTSAGPLSPTTPEGSKLQDSGCEIEDTVIVGGARPDAKREVRTIGVGPEKLRGGREVGVGVREEDLGLLPETEALKNQVGQLEVQLKRTVQELQECQQQVAAVQKAPQAEHPVMATSVGWQEPQGCSLHTLVSFTQLPQQREQRTVGIQVYTLEQPTVVEVGTLLRAEPCSSPYLQPAGGVVEGHRGQAEDVPVEFPIAVSSKQVRDVLKSELSTSVPVANPAIAVSTPGNQIGLLHSKEEETHLYTSTETVQSQEGPKTASSPQSSLRSIMKRKAEGEPGSPSTKKNLQFIGVNGGYESTSSDDSSSESSDEGSDSSEYHEAKEKLPESAVQLQQITHSKASQPPESNSVPQQTAVKLPAVIPDSQQSPNQSATVDTRLPVKAPGSPATDAAFDSILTPPCPSNDAASKETVNQSSEKLRVTQEITSTISSTESTPEQSSITSSVTCTSSLCVTETTEITKQKYTVQSETTVLSSQSEPNLAGESLANDTATAPTKQVRLDLSDSLMSALHALQKALGEPNAFSQQGARAAYTTVLQEWLRVSCHKAADTTVVKAYMNTFASVSPQLLEFVINMADGNGNTALHYTVSHSNFPVVKLLLDTGLCNADKQNKAGYTAIMLTALAAFHSDNDLQTVLQLLRTGDVNAKASQAGQTALMLAVSHGRGDMVRALLSCGAQVNIRDDDGSTALMCACEHGHVDIVRQLLSVPGCDATLTDNDGSTALSIALEASQNDIAVLLYAHLNFAKPPSPVSPKSPLLGSSPPAGETK